The following proteins are encoded in a genomic region of Oncorhynchus kisutch isolate 150728-3 linkage group LG6, Okis_V2, whole genome shotgun sequence:
- the LOC109892275 gene encoding bMERB domain-containing protein 1 isoform X2, which yields MEKERKSSKQYGSLERTKLDRKADKKEEDIVSMADSTITIDHIEGELFRIERIRDVLVRRESELRYMMDDIQLCKEITRLKKELQKLVSVSDTDKSNEDRQREEELLQQIHKLVETRDFLVDDVEFERLREREEDKEMADFLQSKFPKTLKKKDITEDRRTTSKAQQTSSTPFVTKTGLTLLKECCGFTCSVM from the exons ATGGAAAAGGAGCGAAAATCCTCCAAACAATATGGGTCTTTGGAACGAACAAAATTGGATCGAAAAGCCGATAAGAAGG AGGAAGACATTGTCTCAATGGCGGACTCCACCATCACAATAGATCACATTGAAGGGGAGCTTTTCAGAATCGAGCGGATACGTGATGTTCTAGTACGGAGGGAATCAGAACTAAGATACAT gatGGACGACATTCAGCTTTGCAAGGAAATCACACGTCTGAAAAAAGAACTTCAGAAGCTGGTGTCTGTTTCAG ACACAGACAAATCCAACGAGGAccggcagagggaggaggagttgCTGCAGCAGATCCACAAGCTGGTGGAGACCAGGGACTTCCTGGTGGATGACGTGGAGTTTGAGAGGCTCAG ggagagagaggaggacaaagaAATGGCTGATTTCTTGCAGTCTAAATTTCCCAAGACCTTGAAGAAAAAAG ACATCACAGAGGACCGAAGGACGACCTCCAAAGCCCAGCAAACTTCGTCCACTCCCTTCGTCACCAAAACCGGTCTCACCCTTCTGAAGGAGTGCTGCGGCTTCACATGCTCTGTCATGTAG
- the LOC109892275 gene encoding bMERB domain-containing protein 1 isoform X3, with translation MAASFTPLQPMLGIAHGDLRLVCGCSRTDLLEKWHPMTVPRAEEDIVSMADSTITIDHIEGELFRIERIRDVLVRRESELRYMMDDIQLCKEITRLKKELQKLVSVSDTDKSNEDRQREEELLQQIHKLVETRDFLVDDVEFERLREREEDKEMADFLQSKFPKTLKKKDITEDRRTTSKAQQTSSTPFVTKTGLTLLKECCGFTCSVM, from the exons atggcggcgagctttacaccactccagccgatgcttggcattgcacatggtgatcttaggcttgtgtgcggatgctcacgaactgacttgttggaaaagtggcatcctatgacggtgccacgtg CAGAGGAAGACATTGTCTCAATGGCGGACTCCACCATCACAATAGATCACATTGAAGGGGAGCTTTTCAGAATCGAGCGGATACGTGATGTTCTAGTACGGAGGGAATCAGAACTAAGATACAT gatGGACGACATTCAGCTTTGCAAGGAAATCACACGTCTGAAAAAAGAACTTCAGAAGCTGGTGTCTGTTTCAG ACACAGACAAATCCAACGAGGAccggcagagggaggaggagttgCTGCAGCAGATCCACAAGCTGGTGGAGACCAGGGACTTCCTGGTGGATGACGTGGAGTTTGAGAGGCTCAG ggagagagaggaggacaaagaAATGGCTGATTTCTTGCAGTCTAAATTTCCCAAGACCTTGAAGAAAAAAG ACATCACAGAGGACCGAAGGACGACCTCCAAAGCCCAGCAAACTTCGTCCACTCCCTTCGTCACCAAAACCGGTCTCACCCTTCTGAAGGAGTGCTGCGGCTTCACATGCTCTGTCATGTAG
- the LOC109892275 gene encoding uncharacterized protein C16orf45 homolog isoform X1, producing the protein MEKERKSSKQYGSLERTKLDRKADKKAEEDIVSMADSTITIDHIEGELFRIERIRDVLVRRESELRYMMDDIQLCKEITRLKKELQKLVSVSDTDKSNEDRQREEELLQQIHKLVETRDFLVDDVEFERLREREEDKEMADFLQSKFPKTLKKKDITEDRRTTSKAQQTSSTPFVTKTGLTLLKECCGFTCSVM; encoded by the exons ATGGAAAAGGAGCGAAAATCCTCCAAACAATATGGGTCTTTGGAACGAACAAAATTGGATCGAAAAGCCGATAAGAAGG CAGAGGAAGACATTGTCTCAATGGCGGACTCCACCATCACAATAGATCACATTGAAGGGGAGCTTTTCAGAATCGAGCGGATACGTGATGTTCTAGTACGGAGGGAATCAGAACTAAGATACAT gatGGACGACATTCAGCTTTGCAAGGAAATCACACGTCTGAAAAAAGAACTTCAGAAGCTGGTGTCTGTTTCAG ACACAGACAAATCCAACGAGGAccggcagagggaggaggagttgCTGCAGCAGATCCACAAGCTGGTGGAGACCAGGGACTTCCTGGTGGATGACGTGGAGTTTGAGAGGCTCAG ggagagagaggaggacaaagaAATGGCTGATTTCTTGCAGTCTAAATTTCCCAAGACCTTGAAGAAAAAAG ACATCACAGAGGACCGAAGGACGACCTCCAAAGCCCAGCAAACTTCGTCCACTCCCTTCGTCACCAAAACCGGTCTCACCCTTCTGAAGGAGTGCTGCGGCTTCACATGCTCTGTCATGTAG
- the LOC109893522 gene encoding major facilitator superfamily domain-containing protein 6-like, protein MKRNKQIDIKGALVLSSTFHFLYSCARACILPFLTLYLRYLGLTPSMTGLLMSTKHLISLVWSPLASFLSKHYNKRRAVITGSLVCSAGAALILLLIPSTGVETLTSHCNISHLSVSPTEELIDYVRVVGSVMPTTHTTIVSQSAAHESSPTETTSDTVSSAVSMSKATTYTLQLQHSNNVTTQWTQVNVSVANHSIGGERNSLESHHGASNTSPTVRRVSRSAEKEKQQQTEKDEARLEFLGNLKVMDVQHQLFFMLLIVVSIWELMAAPLEWTVDDGLYEYLDFVDASDRYGSTGVWGLLGAVCGVSGAGLLVSHLDCLIGSHAPRSAVHFYSYAAVTTLAVPVVAFLPLYLNKKRSRSTGLFKALQLVRGDLRALLCAATAFLMGLAGSAVDDFLLWQMQDHGSSELHMGLSLAVALLSRAAFPLLSGWVSKLLSPGRVLLVGTACLALQCLYYSFLWGPWAAIPVQVLSCFSSGALWWAVQVQCEDVATPGTERSVRRVYQALSLDLGAGLGSMAGGFVVHRFGVSVLFRGVAVILLLWCLFLPLLQWKAPRQRRINYSRLLAADTSEVSESESEQETDWLEKAMEDDEQ, encoded by the coding sequence ATGAAGAGGAACAAGCAGATCGACATTAAGGGTGCTCTAGTCCTCTCCAGCACCTTCCACTTCCTGTATTCTTGTGCCAGAGCCTGcatcctccccttcctcaccctgTACCTCAGATACCTGGGCCTCACTCCCTCCATGACGGGCCTTCTCATGAGCACCAAACATCTCATCTCCCTGGTCTGGAGCCCTCTGGCCAGCTTTCTGTCCAAACACTACAACAAGAGGAGGGCAGTGATTACAGGGTCTCTGGTCTGTTCAGCAGGGgcagccctcatcctcctgcTCATCCCATCCACAGGCGTCGAGACGCTGACCAGTCACTGCAACATTTCTCACCTCAGTGTGAGCCCCACTGAAGAGCTGATTGACTATGTGCGTGTTGTTGGCAGTGTAATGCCTACCACCCACACTACCATTGTGTCCCAGTCAGCAGCACATGAATCTTCACCTACAGAGACAACCAGTGACACTGTGTCTTCCGCTGTTTCAATGAGCAAAGCCACAACCTACACACTCCAGCTGCAACATTCCAACAATGTGACTACTCAATGGACACAAGTGAATGTATCTGTGGCCAACCACAGTATAGGAGGGGAGAGAAATAGCTTAGAGTCCCACCACGGCGCCTCCAACACTTCCCCCACAGTGAGGAGGGTTAGCAGGTCAGCAGAAAAGGAGAAGCAGCAGCAGACGGAGAAGGATGAGGCTCGCTTAGAGTTCCTGGGCAACCTCAAAGTTATGGACGTCCAGCACCAGCTCTTTTTCATGCTCCTCATCGTGGTGTCGATATGGGAGCTGATGGCCGCCCCTCTGGAATGGACAGTGGACGATGGGCTGTATGAGTATTTGGATTTTGTGGATGCCTCTGATCGCTATGGTAGCACAGGAGTGTGGGGGCTGCTTGGGGCAGTATGTGGGGTGAGTGGTGCAGGACTGCTGGTGAGCCACCTGGACTGCCTCATTGGCTCACACGCACCCAGGAGCGCTGTCCACTTCTACTCCTATGCAGCTGTGACAACCCTGGCCGTGCCTGTGGTGGCCTTCCTGCCCCTCTACCTAAACAAGAAGCGTAGTCGCTCCACTGGGCTCTTCAAAGCTTTACAGTTGGTGCGAGGGGACCTCCGTGCCCTGCTGTGTGCTGCCACTGCCTTCCTAATGGGGCTGGCGGGGTCTGCAGTGGATGACTTCCTGCTGTGGCAGATGCAGGACCATGGGAGCAGCGAGCTGCACATGGGCCTCTCTTTAGCCGTAGCGTTGCTCTCCCGGGCCGCCTTCCCTCTGCTGAGTGGCTGGGTGTCGAAGCTCCTGAGCCCAGGCAGGGTGCTGCTGGTGGGGACGGCCTGCCTGGCCCTGCAGTGCCTCTACTACTCCTTCCTGTGGGGCCCCTGGGCTGCAATACCTGTCCAGGTGCTGAGCTGCTTCAGCAGTGGCGCCCTCTGGTGGGCAGTGCAGGTGCAGTGCGAGGACGTGGCCACGCCGGGCACGGAGAGGAGCGTGAGGAGGGTCTACCAGGCCCTCTCTCTGGACCTGGGGGCAGGGCTGGGCAGCATGGCCGGGGGGTTTGTTGTCCACAGGTTTGGGGTATCTGTGCTTTTCAGAGGTGTGGCGGTGATTCTGCTCCTGTGGTGCCTGTTTCTGCCCCTGCTCCAGTGGAAAGCCCCACGCCAACGCAGGATCAACTACTCCCGCCTCCTCGCTGCTGACACCAGTGAAGTGAGCGAATCAGAGTCGGAGCAGGAGACCGACTGGCTGGAGAAAGCCATGGAGGATGACGAGCAATAA